From the Candidatus Neptunochlamydia vexilliferae genome, the window TTATAGACTTTCTCTCCAATCCAGCTAGTCCAGCTCTGTTGTGCTTTATCTAATGTTATAGTCATTATTGCCTACTTATTAAGTATTTTTATAATTAATAATTATAACACAAATGTTTTTAAAAAATAATAATAAAAATTAATTTAATTATGTGGTTTGAGAGATAAATTTATGCTCGCTAGAGCCATTAGGTTTAAGACTTACAACGAGTTTATGGTCCTTGAACTCATGAGGAACATGAGCTCCTCGGTTCCAGAGACTTTTTGTCAGTTTTGCAGGCTTTGAGCTGGAGGTGATCCACTTGTGCCAGTTATCTAAAGTGATTCCCATAATGGTTTTTTTCTTTCCAAATTCATCAAAAGCGCTAATTTTTTTATAATGATTCAAGACGCTGTAATCTGTGCCTAATGTCGTATTTTCGAACCGAGTTAGGTGGGGTTTAGCCCTAAGTTGGGGGTGGCCACTCTTTAACCGTTGAACGATGCGGAAGTCGATCTTGACTCTAGATTGAAGCTTTTCAGGAGTCTTTTTGAAGTCTTCTTGTAAATGCCTTCCTAAGAAGGTTCCTGCAGGATAAAGAGGAACGATATCGGCAATTTCTGCGATGTGGTCAAGGGTAAGGTTTATATCGAGATTATCCATAAGCTCAATATTATCCTTGATAAAAGTGGCAAATATGGTATCGTCTTTCTCACTGACTTTTAATGGGCTATGGGTATAAACCGTGAAGTCAGAGATAAAGATCCGGTTTTCTTTAGCGGTGTAGGTGACGGCGTCATGCGCAGCATCATACCCACCCAAGCTGTTTCCAATTGAAGCAAGGGGGCGAGGTTTTTTGCCTGCTAAAAGATCCTCAAAACGCTCCCAGTCATCTTTGCCATAATACCCCTTTAAGAGTTCGAGGTAGAAATGGAAATAGGCCTCGCCTTCCCTAAATTGTGAGTAAGCGCCTTCAAGCCATATTTTTGTGTTATTATCAACCTTTTCCAGGAGCCTTGCATGTACTTTATCAAAGCTCTTTTCCCCCTCTCCATTTTGTAGGTGAGCTGCAAGATAGGCAAGAGGAAGTGGCAATGTAAATTCACTAAAGAACTTTTTGTCTTCTACTTTGGTCGTATCGCTGTAGAGTTCCCCTGGAGTTGCCGATGCATCGCGTGTGAGAGTAGGGCGTCCTCTTTGGGCATAACCATCCTTACTGGTATCACGTGGAGCACGGATAACAAGAATGGTGGGGTCATCGCTAATAGGTCTAAAAACATACCAGAACTTTCCAAAACCAGAGTCAACCCCTTGCTCAACCCGGTAGTAAATGGTATTCCCCTTCTTATCCTTATAGGGAGAAGGGATAATCGCTCCAACGCGCCAAGTTCCATCAGACCCTTTTCGCATCAAGTGTTTTTTAACGACTACTTTGGTGAGCATCTCAAAGAAGAAACGATCAAGTGTTTGTCGTCCTTCTGGAGTGCTTTGATCGACGTTGCCTCTAGAGAAGGGGTTTTTTAAGAGCTGATAGACCTGAAGGAGCTCTTGCTGGTCCACCCAGGGGCGGAAAGTATCTCGGTCTTCGATGTCCTTATTATAAGAACCTCCAATCACCTTACCAAACTCGCGCCCTGTGTAAAGCCTTCCCCAATCTTCACTGGGAGTTTCTAGGATCTGCATTAGGGTGGCGAAGCTCTCTTCATAGGTTTGCGTTTTAATAGCTTCTAGATTGATTTCTAGTTTTTCTACGGCTCTTTTTTCTCGACCTGTAAGTGGTTCATTGTCCTTTATTCTTTTGTAAAGATTGCTGGTATCTTTATCTTCAATATTGTTCATCCCAATGTTGAAGAAGTAGACATGGCGAGGTTCTAAGGGGGTGCTTGTTTTAATCATTTCATCTAAGCTAAACCCATAGGTTTTTTCAATTTGCTTGACCTTATCAGCACCACATTCGCTTTCTAGAAACTTTTTGTATTCTTGAATTGTTGATTGGTTTTGATTATACCAATTCTTGAGCTTACCGAAGTTAAAGAAAAAGAGATAAATAATCTGTGGGAGAGAGTACCCTTCAGAGATCCGGAGCTTGCTATCCTCAAAGACAAGGCGGGGACGCTTTTCAAACCATCCTCGATTCAGGTCGAGCTGCTCCACTTTTTTTGAGCCATAAAATTTGGTGGCCGCCTGGGTATAGGCATCTTGATAATATGAGTTAGAGGAAGAGCTCTGAAAACTGAGTTTTCGGAGTTGGTCTAATTTCGTGGGCTGTGCGAGGTAGTGGGATAGCCCATCTGTAATTGTGTTAATAGCTGATAAGGACATCATTCCCCCCTTAATAACTATATTATACCATATGTTTAATTAAATTTAAATAGTTTAAATAAAATTTATTATGATTTAATAAGCTGTGAGATGCGAATAAATGCGGTTAGAAGGGTTAACCCCATGAAAATAAGGGCCAAAGGGGTGAAAAACTGAGGAGCTAGGATCATGAGGCTAAAGAAGATAAATGCCTCAGCCCGCTCCATCAGTCCGGGGCTATAGTGGAAGCTCTTGCTCGACTGGTTTTCTTGGAAAATTCCCACCACTAGGAAGGTGGTCACGCACAGAAAGACACTCCCGAGCATGAGAAGGGATATAAGCCCTCTACTATCAGGGGCATAGAGGTGGAGGCCGAGTAGAATGGCCCATTCGACAAGGCGGTCGGAAACGGTGTCGAGGACAGCCCCTTTAGGGGAGGTGAGGGTGCGATGGCGAGCCAGCGCGCCGTCGAGAGTGTCGAAAAAGCCGGTGGCGGTAAGGAGGAGGAGGGCGGCAAATGAGGCGTGGAGGTAGAGGCAAAGGGGAATGAGGAGGCCGGTGAGGGTGGCGAGGAGGGTGATCCAGCCAGGGCGGATTTGGGCAAGGCGGGGAAGAAGGGGCGCGATGAGAAGGCGGTCGTAGGTGGGCCTAAGGCTTTTCTCTAGCATTTTTTAATCGTCGCACGAAAGTGGGAATTAAAGCAAAAAGGGCGAGGAGAATGAGGGCAAGGCGGATCTCGATATTGAGGACCGACTTGATCGAAAACTCTTTTCCTTGATCAAAGATGGCGCCGAGGCCACTTCCCGCCTGCGTATAGACATAGGCACCGGGGATGATCCCAATAAAGGTGGTCCAGAGATAGGTGCGGGTCTTCACATTGAAGAAGGAGGGGGCAAGGTTAACGAGCCAAAAGGGAAAGAGGGGGATGAAGCGGAGGAAAAGGAGGTAGCTAGTCGCATTTTTTTGGAAGCCCGCTTCCATTTTAGAG encodes:
- a CDS encoding CDP-alcohol phosphatidyltransferase family protein, which codes for MLEKSLRPTYDRLLIAPLLPRLAQIRPGWITLLATLTGLLIPLCLYLHASFAALLLLTATGFFDTLDGALARHRTLTSPKGAVLDTVSDRLVEWAILLGLHLYAPDSRGLISLLMLGSVFLCVTTFLVVGIFQENQSSKSFHYSPGLMERAEAFIFFSLMILAPQFFTPLALIFMGLTLLTAFIRISQLIKS